Below is a genomic region from Bradyrhizobium manausense.
GCATCGCTTTCGCGCCGATGTCAGTCGCGCCAGTGGCGGTCGAATCGCGATCCTGTCGACGAGCTGGCAGACCGCGGCGCTGATGGCGCCACAGGACAATGGCTTTCGCGACTTCATCGTCGAGCTTCACGCGCGGATGGCGAAGGCCGGCAGCCGCGCCACGCTGACCGCCGGCCTCGGCCGCAACACCTATGCCGCAGTGCTGGCGTTCCTGGCGCTGCTGGCGGTGGCGATGGCGGGACTATTGATCCGCGCGCTGATGATCGGTGAATTCGCCGGCGTGCTGTTCATCCTCGGCTTTGCCGCGCTGTTCGTCTGGCAGGTCGGCGGTTTCGTCCGGCGCAACCAGCCGCGCCGCTACACCTTCGACCAGTTGCCCCGGTCCTTGCTGCCGTAGCGCCTGCAATCGGCCGCAATCAAACGTGACTTCGCAGTCGCGCGCCGGTCCCGCATCGTGATGCGATGACAGTCACGGACCACGCTAGGCGCCTGCCGACGGCGGACGAGATCGCCGAGATCAATCGCACCCATCTGATCGATACGCCGCTTCAGCCGGCCGATCTGCTGTTCCTGTTCGGTACCCGCGAGGACGTTGCGCTCCGTGTCGCGACCGCGGCGCGGCTCTGGCGCGAGGGCTATTTCCGCTGGTCGATTGTCAGCGGCGGTGTCACGGCCGGCTCGGAGCAATCCGAGTGCATGATCATCAAGGCGGCGATGGTCGCGGCAGGCATTCCGGCGGACCGGATTCTCGAAGAGCATCGTGCGATGAACACCGGTGAGAACGTGATCTTCTCGCTGCCGGTCATCGATGCGGCGCTGGGACTGCACAACATCCGCAGCGTGATTTGCCTCGGCAACACCTGGACGGCGCGACGTTATCCGATGACGCTGCACCGGCACTGGCCGGAAGTGACGAAGCTGCTGCTCACCGTCGACAGTTTTGCGACGCCGCGCACGCTTTGGCATACCGACGCCGAGTTTCGTCGTCGGATCCTGCACGAATGGGACAAGATCGAGCCATACAGGGCGAAGAATTTTATCGCGGATTGGCCGGAGCGCTGACGGAGAGGAATTACTCCGTCGAGTCGAAATCTTCCTCCTTGGTGCCGAGCAGCGAGACGAGCGTGCGCAGCCCGGAATCGAGTTGCTCAAACGAGGGTGGGGCGAGCGCGAGTCGCACCGCGTTCGGCGCGTGGCCATGCGCGACCGCGAAGGTCGAGGACGGCGTCAGCGCAATGCCGCGCCGCGCGGCCGCGGCAACGAATGTCTGCGAGCGCCAGTGCGGCGGCAGCGTCAACCAGAGATGATAGGAGCGCGCGTCGGCGGCAATCTGGTAACCGGCGAGCAGCCGTGCTGCGGTCTGCTGGCGCCGCGCGGCGTCGATGCGCTTCAGTCGCGTCAGCTCGGCGACGGTGCCGTCGGCCATCAACCGCTGCCCGGATGCGAGCGCGTGGCCCGACGCGACCCAGCCACCGGTGCGAACGGCGCTCATCATGCTTTCGCGCAGATGAGGCGGTGCAACGAGAATGCCGAGCGCGAGACCAGGTGCAACCTTCTTGGACAGACTATCGAGCACGATGCAGCGGTCCGGCCCGAGCGCGGCGAGCGGCGTGTCGTCGGCGAGGAAGCCGTAGACGGTGTCTTCGATGATGGTGAGATCGAGCTTCTCTGCGACGCGCATGATGTCGGTGCGTCGCGTCGCGTTCATGGTGACGCCGAGCGGATTCTGGATGATGGGCTGGAGATACAACGCCGACAGATGCGCTTCGCGATGCGCTTTCTGGATCGCGTCGGGTCGGGCGCCATGTTCGTCCATCGGGATCGGCACCAGCGTGATGCCGAGCCGCGCGGCGATGCTCTTGACGTAAGGATAGGTGAGCGCCTCGACACCGCAGCGGCCACCGGTCGGAACGAGCGCGGCGAGTGCGGCCGCGAGCGATTGCTTGCCGTTCGCGGTGAATACGATCTGCTCGGCCTGCGGCGCAAAGTCCTTGCGCGCGAGATAGGCGGCCGCCGCATTGCGCGCGCTCTTGGTGCCGGTGCTGGTCGAGGTGCGCAGCACGGCTTCGAGCGCATCGACGCGCTCGAGCCCGGCGAGGCTCTTGGCGATCATCGCCCATTGCTGCGGCAGCAGCGGATAATTCACCTCGAAATCGATGCGCGCATCGCGCGGCTCGCTGACGATCTCGACCTCGCGCCTGATGTCGCCGGAGATGAAGGTGCCGCGGCCGACCTCGCCGACCACGAGCCCGCGGCGCAACAGCTCCGTATAAACACGGCTCGCGGTCGAGACCGCAATGCCACGGTCATAGGCAAAATTACGCTGCGGCGGCAGGCGGTCGCCGGCCCTTAACGTGCCATTAGAGATATCCGCGGCAATGGCATCCGCGAGCTTCACGTACTCGAACTTGGACATTATTGCACCGAGAGCAATGTTTTCCTTGCTCCGAGCAATGTACTGGAGCATTTAAGTTCCATCAAGGTCCACGATTGAGCCGAGGAAAGCGAGAGCAATCCGACGGCAAATGAGGTGCAGGCGCTGAGAGCGTTTGCGTCAACGGCATCCGTATCGCCGCGTGGCCACAAGGCCGGAGAAGAAAAATGAACACGATCTCGCAAACTGCCGGGCAGAGTTTACGCCCATCCTCGTCGAGCGGATTTCTTGCCACGCTCGTCAACGCCGCCTACGCCCTGTTCGACCGCCTGGAGCGCCGCTCCGCCGTCAAGACGCTGAACGAGCTCGACGACCGCGCCCTGCGCGACATCGGCATCCATCGCAGCCAGATCGAAGACGCCGTCTACGGCCAGTTCAAGGCCGAGCTGACGCGGTATCTGTGAGCGTCTTCGCCCTTGTCCCGGACGCGCCGCAACGCGCGAGCGTTGTTGCGCAGCGTCCGGGGCACGAGACCTGAATTTCCGGGCGCGACTGCCTCCACATCGTCATGCGAGCGTAGCGAAGCAATCCAGACAACCTCTGCGGAAAGACCCTGGATTGCTTCGCTGCGCTCGCAATGACTAGTTGGTGATAGCCCAGACTCACACCGCCGCGATTAGGCCAACGCGAACTGGCCCCACACGCCGCCATGGGCTCGATCGTTCTCGGGCTCGCTAGGTTTGCGGCGAGGCCTCGTTGGAGCACCACGCTGGCGCCCATGCCCGACATCGAAGCGGCGCATCCGCGCAACAACATTGTCGGCTAGCGCCGCGATGCGCGCAGTCGCCTGTTTGACGACAAACAAGATCGTGCTGATGCGACTGAGCACGCCGATCAGGAACAGCACCGAGAAGATGTCGATATAGGCGAGGAAGTCGCCGATCAGCATCAGCTCCGGCGGGATCGGGATGCTGTGATAGTAGGCCCCGATGAGGATGACGACGGGGATGAAGGCGATGACCTTCCGCAGCGTCAGCCTGTCGAGGATCGCAGCGAGTTGCACGACCAGCACCTCCCACAGCGCATCACCGATTGCGAGCGGGACCTCGTAGGTCCATCTCCGCCACCATTGCTTCACGACATTGCTCCGAGGTCAGTGCCTGACCACCAGCACCGAGCACTTGGCGTAACGCACCACATGCCCGGCATTCGAGCCGAGGAAATAGGTGCGCATCGCGGGCCGGTGCGAGGTCATCACGATCAGATCGGCCTTCATGTGCACGGCTTCCTCCAGGATCTCGTGGTAGATGCCGCCCTGGCGGACCACGCTCGAGATGTGGGAGGCTTCGATGCCGGATTCGCGCGCGACGATGGCGAGCGCCTCTTCCGAGGTCTGGCGCTGCTGTTCGTCGAAATCGGCCGGGACATATTCGGCCAGCATCACCGGCGTCATCGGCAGCACGTTGAGCAGGCGGATCGATCCGTTCCAGTTCTGCGACAGCGTCGTCGCGGTCGCGATTGCAGGCTTGGCAAGGTCGGTATCGGCGAGGTCGATGGGCACGAGAATGGACTTGAACATCTGCGCCTCCCTAATGATCAAGCTGGATCAACCTGACGAGACGGCGCCCGCGCGTCTCATCCCAGTCGAAGCAACTTGGGGCTGACGAACAGCACCAGTTTGCCGCGGCGGTAGGCCACGTCACCCCAATCCTTGACGTCAAAGTCCAGGATCGCAAGCCCCGCTGTGGGAAGATTGTCGGCGAGCGCCTTTGCGCCCGCCGGATCGCCGCCGCCCATCAGCATCAAGGCCGCCTCGTGCATGCCCGGATTGTGCCCGACCAACAAAAGTTGCTTCGGGTTGGCCGGCACGGTTGCAGTGCGAATGGTTTCGAGGACCTGCGCGGGGTCGGCGCCGTAGAGTTCCGGCAGGATTTCGACTTCAGGTGCTGCGACGCGGTCCTTCATCGCCTGCCAGGCGATGTCCCAGGTCTGCCGAGCGCGGACGGCATGCGACACCAGCACCGTCTCGGGGACGGGCGGATGGTTGGCGATCCAGTCGCCGATCTCGGCGGCATCCCGCCGGCCGCGGTCGTCGAGCCGGCGGTCCTGGTCACGGCCGCTCGGCGCGTCGGTCTCGGTCTTGGCGTGACGCAGCAGCATCAAACGGCGCATTGGGATTCTCGAATCGTTCCGTGTCCAGAATAATCTACAGGCGCCGGTCGAGGACAAGGTGACAAGCGCCGGTTCGATATTTTAAGAAAACGACATGAGCGAGACTTTCACAAGCGTGTCCCAGGAAGAAGCCGGCGTTCCTGAGCGTGTCCGGCTGTCGTTCGATCTTGATGCCGACATTTGCGTGATCGGGGCAGGGCTTGCCGGCCTTTCCATTGCGCTCGAGGCGGCCCGGCTCGGGGCCAGCGTCGCGGTGCTCGAGGGGCGCCATATCGGCTGGAACGCCTCCGGCAACCAGCTCGGCACCGTGACGCCGGGCTTCGCACTGCCGCTCACCGAGCTGATCGAGCGCATCGGCTTCGAGGATGCCAGCGAGTTGTGGACGCTCTCCAAGGAGGGGGCCGACTTCATCCGGGCCAACGCCACCGAAGAGAACATGCCAGGCATCGGCCTCACCGACGGCGTACTGGAGGTCTCCAATGTCGATACCGGCGACCGGCTGATCAGCCGGCTCCAGATGCTGAACGAGGATTTCGACACCGAGGCAGAGGGCTGGCAGGTCGACCGCGTCCGCGCGGCGCTGAAGACCGATCGTTACTTCCACGGCGTCTACTATCCCAAAGCGTTCCAGGTCGACGGCCGCAAATATGTGCATGGCCTCGCCGCGTTGGCGCGGCGCGCGGGCGCCCGCATCTTCGAGGACACGCCGGTCGTCAGCATCGATCATTCCGGTATCCGCAAGCGCATCGTTACCCCGTCGGCGCGGCTGCGCGCGACGCACATCGTGCTCGCCGGCAACATCCATCTCGGCGCGCCGCTGCGGCGGCTGTCGGAGACGCTGCTGCCGGTGTGGCGTTATGCGGGCATCACCGCGCCGCTCGGCGAGCGCGTGCACGAGATCGTCGGCTTCAAGGGATCGGTGATGGATTCCGACGGCGTCGATCATTTCCGCATCGTCGATGGCGACCGCCTGATGTGGGAGAGCCCGGAGACGACCTGGGCTGCGCGGCCGCAGCGCTTTGCAGGTCCCGTGAAACGGCGGATCCGGTCGATCTTCCCCCAGCTCGGCAATGTCGAGATATCGGAGACATTCGGCGGTGCCACCGGCCAGACCGTGCACGGCATGCCGCAGATCGGCGAGTTGCGCAAAGGCCTGTGGGTCGCGAGCGGGTTCGGCCGCCAGGGCATGAACACGTCGGCCATGGCTGGGCAGCTGATCGCGCGCAGCATCCTGCGGGGCGAGGAGCGCTGGAAGCTGTTCTCGCCGTTCGAGCTGGTCTGGGCCGGCGGCACCACCGGACGGGTCGCGGGCCAATTGGTCGGCGTGTGGGGCAGGGCGAGTTCCGCCGCCGCCGGGTCGCTTGCCCGCTACCGCGAGCGGGTGCGGATGAAGGATCGGGAACGCGAGGCGCGGTTGGCCGAGGCCAACAGGGCCGCCGGCACCGGCCAGCGCCGGCCGTCCTCAGGGGTTCGACCGCGGATGGCCGCGCCGCCGCATCCGCCTGCGCCGGCGGAAGCGGAACCGGCCACCCAGGAGCAGGGCGTCTCGCAATAAGTTGAGAAAAATCCCGCCCGGAAGTGTAACGTCGGCCGTTAGAGCCCGTATCTCAGGGCGTGGACTTTCTGCGCACGGAGAATGAGATGTTTGACCGCCGCATCCTGTTGACGACAGTCGCCGGCCTGTTCGGCCTTTCGGCCTTCCGCTGGCTGAGAGCAACCCCGGCCCGGGCTGGAGAGAAGGCCGCCGGGAAGTTCGAGATCGAGAAGACGGACGCTGAGTGGCGCGCCCAGCTCACGCCGCAGCAATATGAGATTCTGCGCAAGGAAGGAACCGAACGGCCGGGCACCAGCCCGCTGCTCAAGGAGCATCGCAAGGGCACCTTCGCCTGCGCCGGCTGCGACCTGCCGGTGTTCGCGTCGGAGACCAAGTTCGAGAGCGGCACCGGATGGCCGAGCTTCTACCAGCCGATCGAGGGCAATGTCGGCAAAACCGAGGATCGCACCTTCGGCATGGTGCGTACCGAGGTGCACTGCCGACGCTGCGGTGGCCATCTCGGCCACGTCTTCGACGACGGTCCGAAGCCGACCGGATTGCGCTACTGCATCGACGGTTTCGGGCTGGTCTTCCACCCCGCGTCGCCGTCGGCGACCTAAGGCGTTATTTGACGCGTTTTCCCGGCAATTGTTGCCGGTCCGGCAATTATGCCCCGGTCGCCTGACCGGGGCATGTCTATTTAAGTCATTGATTTCCTGAGAATACCCGCATTGGCATAGCCCTTGCGACTGTCTCCCCGACTGCGGCCATAAGTCGACCCGCCGCCGAGATCGGATTTGGAGACAAAGTTATGGGTATCTTCGATGCAATGAACACCTCGGTGGGTGGCCTGCAGGCGCAGTCCTACGCGCTTCAGAACATCTCGGGCAACATCGCGAACTCGTCCACCACCGGCTACAAGGGCATCGGGACCAGCTTCGAGGATCTCATCCCCGACGCCTCCGTGCCGAGCAAGCAGGTGGCCGGCGGCGTCACCGCGCACGCGCAGGCGACCATCACCACCCAGGGCACGATCTCGTCCTCAACGGTTGCCACCAACATGGCGATCACCGGCGACGGCTTCTTCTCGGTGCAGAAGGCAAGCGGCGTGGTCGACAACGTGCCGGTGTTCGACGGCGTCTCCTATTACACCCGCCGCGGCGACTTCCAGGTCAACGCCAACGGCAACCTCGTCAACGGCGCCGGCTATTATCTGATGGGCGTTGCGGTCGATCCCAAGACCGGCAACCCGACCGGCAGCGTGCCGACCGTGCTGCAATTCCAGAACAACTTCGTCCCGGCGCAGGCAACCACTTCGATCCAGTACGCGGCGAACCTTCCGACCCAGCCGAATACGGTGGCGAGTTCGACCGCAGCAACCGGTTCGCTGCTGGCCTCCGGCGGCCTCAATCCGTCGGACTATTCGGCGAACCCGCTGGCGATCGGCACGCCGCCCGCGCCCTACACCAACGCGACGGTCTCTGGCGCTGCGGCTACCGGCAATCTGCGCTCGGCCTATACGTCCACGACCGGGACGAGTTCGGTCGCGTTGCAGGACAGCGCTTCGGCGGCTGCGTCGACAACGACCTCGCTCGATCCTTCGGCGACACCCCATCTCGCCACGAGCATTCTCAATGCGCTCGCCAACGGCACGACGGGTACGACGCTGACCATCACCGGCGTCGGCGGTACCCCCCACACGATCACCTTCGATCCCAACGTCACCACCGTGACGACTGCCAGTGGCAACACCACGATCGGTGTGAAATCGGGCAGCGCCGCGCAGGTAACCGACATCCTGAATGCGATAGCGACGGCGGCCGGCATCCCCGCCAGCAGCGTCACCATGACTGCCAGCGGCAATATCCAGATCGCCAGCGGCACCTCCGCTGACATACAGGTCACCAGCGGCGCGGCAGCCACTGCGCTCGGCCTCAGCACGGTGACGCGCGGTGGCAACGTGCTGTCGACGCCTGCGATCACCGGCTCGACCGTGTTGAGCGGCACCGCCACTGCTGGCAACGCGGAAGTGCTGTCGACGGGATTTCAGGCCGGCGACGTCATCTATGTCGACGGCACGACCTCGGGTCAGACGCTGACGTTCGTGGCGTCGGGTGCCTCCGGGCCGAACCAGATCAACATCACCGATAACATCACGACCCTGCTCGGCAAGATCGACGGACTGAGCGGAGCCACGGGTTCCTCGATCTCCAACGGCGTGATCACGCTGAACACAGGCACGGCCAAGGATCTCACGCTTGCCGTGGGTGGATCGTCCACCGCCAGCGCGGCTTTCGCCGCACTTGGCTTCACGTCCTCGATCAGCAAGAACCGTGACGGCGGCGGTACCGCCGGCACCGGCACCGTGATCGGCAACGACATCGCCACTTTCACCAAGGAATCGATCAGCGGCGGCGCCGTGACCGCATACAACGCGGCGGGCACGCCCGTGAACCTGCAATTGCGCTGGGCCAAGACCGACAGCGCTTCGCTCGGCACCGGACATACCGATAGCTGGAACCTTTTCTATCAGACCGATCCGAACGCGACCGGCTCGACGGTCGGCTGGGTCAATACCGGCCAGACCTTCACCTTCGCCAGCGACGGCTCGCTCACGACGCCGAGCGGCTCGGGAATCACCATCCCGAACGTCAGTGTCAGCGGGCAATCGCTCGGCTCGGTCGCCTTCAACATCTCCTCGGGCGGCCTGACCCAATATGCGAGCACCAGCGGCGCGGTGACCATCAACACCATCACGCAGAACGGCTACGCCGCCGGTCAGCTTCGTTCGGTCTCCGTCAACAACAACGGCATCGTGGTCGGCACCTTCTCCAACGGCCAGAACCTCGACCTCGCCCAGGTGACGCTGTCGCACTTCAACGGCACCAACTATTTGAAGGCGATGGACGGCGGCGCCTACGCCGTGACCGACCAGTCGGGTCCGGCGATCGCCGGCGCATCGGGCACCATCAGCGGTTCGTCGCTGGAAGGATCCAACACCGACATCGCCGACGAGTTCACCAAGCTGATCGTGACCCAGCAGGCCTATTCGGCCAACACCAAGGTGATCACGACGGCGAACTCGATGGTGCAGGACCTCCTGAACGTGTTGCGCTGATCGGCGCGTGACGTAACCAAAGGCGGCTAGTAAAATGGGTTTGAGTTCAGCCCTTGCCAGTGCGATGAGCGGTCTGCGTGCCAACCAGGCTGCGCTCTCGATCGTCTCGTCGAACGTCGCAAACTCGCAGACGCCGGGTTACGTCGCCCAGACGCCGAACCAGATCGAAGTCACCACCGGCGATTTCGGCTCGACGGCGAAGACGACAGGCGTCAGCCGCGAGATCGACAGCTATGTGCAGAACCAGCTGCGCACCGAGACCGGTGGCAGCGGCTACGCCGACCAGATGGCCAACATTCTGAAGCAGCTTCAGAGTGTGTATGGCACGCCCGGCAACAGCGGCACGCTCGAAACCGCGCTGAACAATTTCACGTCTTCGCTCCAGGCGTTGTCGACAAGCGCCGGCTCCTCGTCGGCGCAGACGGTCGCGGTCGGTGCGGCACAGGCGCTGGCGACCCAGCTCAACGTCACCACCAGAGGCATCCAGTCGCTGCGCTCCAATGTCGAGCAGGATCTCGGCACTTCGGCACAGGCCGCCAACGCGGCAATGAACCAGATCGCCGACATCAACACCAAGATCCAGGGCCTGGCCTCGAACGATCCGTCCGCAGCGACCCTGATGGATCAGCGCGACCAGGCCATCAATACTTTGTCGAAATATGTCGACGTTCGCGTCACCACCGACGGATCGAACCAGGCCAACATCTACACCACCACCGGCATCCAGCTCGTTGGCGCGGGGCTCGCCTCGCAATTCACCTTTGCGTCTAGCGGCGCGCTGTCGGCGACCTCCCTCTACAACACCGATCCGGCAAAGTCCGGGGTGGGCGCACTCAACATTAGGCTCCCGAACGGCTCGTCGATCGACGTCGCCGGCAACAACGTTGTCTCTTCCGGCCAGATCGCGGCCGACCTGAAGCTGCGCGACCAGACGCTGGTGCAGGCGCAGAATCAGGTCGACCAGCTCGCCGCAACGATGTCGAGCGCGCTGTCCGACAAGACCACGGCGGGCAGCACCGTCTCCGGTCCGCCCGCGGGCTTCGACATCGATCTCGCCGGGGCCCAGCCGGGCAATACCGTCAACCTGACCTACACGGACGCCACCAACACGCAGCGCCAGATCACGCTGGTGAACGTGACCGATCCGGCTGCGCTGCCGCTCCAGAACGCCACCAATGCGAATCCGATGCAGATCGGAGTCAATTTCTCCGGCGGAATGGGTGCGATTGCGTCTGCGCTCAACACGGCCTTATCCGGCGCGCACCTGACCTTCTCCGCCGCTCCGTCGCCGGCGACCGCGACGACGCTGCGGGTCACGGACGACAACACTGGCCTCGCCAGGGTCAACTCGGCGACGAGCACCAAGACGATCTCGTCGCTGACCTCGGGCAGCCCGCAACTGCCGCTGTTCACCGACGGCAGCACGGCGCTCTACACCGGAGCCATCACGGCGTCGGGCTCGCAGATGACCGGCCTTGCCGGCCGCATCTCGGTCAATCCGTCGCTGGTCACTGACCCGAGCAAGCTGTCGATCTACAGCACCTCGCCGGTGACGCCCACCGGCGACACCACGCGCTCGGACTATCTCTACTCGCAGCTCACCAACACGGTGTTTTCCTATTCGCCGCAGACCGGTCTCGGCTCGGCCAATCAACCGTTCAGCGGCAGCGTCTCCAACTTCCTGCAGCAGTTCCTGAGCGTACAGGCCAACGCCTCGACCCAGGCGACCGCGCTCCAGCAGGGCCAGAGCGTCGTGGTGTCGACGCTCCAGGCCAAGTTCAACTCGACCTCCAGCGTCAATCTGGACTCGGAGATGTCGAACCTGATCCAGCTTCAGAATGCCTACGCCGCCAACGCCCACGTGATGTCGGTGGTGCAGAGCATGATGAATACGTTGATCCAGGCTCAAGGGTAATCAGTAGGGCTCTGAAACATGTCGATCAGCAGCATCAATTACGGTTCGTCGGTCCTCGGCGCGCAGATCCGCAACATCAACCAGCAGCTTACCGACCTGTCGACGCAGCTCTCGACCGGCAAGCTGTCGCAGAACTATTCCGGCATGGGGACCAACGAAGGCTTTGCGATCGCCTCGCGCGCGCAGCTTTCGAATATCGCCGCCTATACCGACACGATGACGAACGTCAACGTCAACATCAACCTCGCCAACACCGCGCTGCAGTCGCTGACGACGATTCGCAACACGGTGCAGACGGGTTCCGCCACCAGCTCGCAGGACCTCAATGTCAACGGCCAGACGGTGGCACAGAACACCGCCGCCGCACAGTTCGGCTCGATGGTCGGCGTGCTCAACACGCAGTCGGGCAACCGCTATCTGTTCTCCGGCACGGCCTACAACACGCAATCGGTCGCCAACGCCGGCGACATCATCAACGGCACCACGACGCAGGCGGGCCTGAAGACCGTCATGGCCGAGCGCCAGGCCGCCGACCTCGGCGCCAACGGCATGGGTCGGCTGGTGCAGTCGCAGCCGACCACGACTTCGGTGCAGGTGGCGGAAGACAGCGCGGCATCGCCGTTCGGATTGAAGATTTCTGCGGTCTCATCGACGCTCACGGGTGCGACGGTCACGGGTCCGAGTGGCTCGCCGGTGTCGTTCTCGGTGAATATCGGTGCCACGCCCCCCAGTAACGGCGACAAGTTTAGTGTTCAGTTCACGCTGCCTGACGGTTCGACCGAGCAGATCGACCTGACCGCGTCCACGGCGACGCCGACGCCGGTCGGCAGCTTTGCGATCGACACCGGCAATCCCACTGCCGTTCCGCCGGTTGCCCCCAACCCCGTCACCACGGCGACGAATCTCAACACCGCGCTGAACACCGCGATCACGAAGCTGGCCAACACTTCGCTGGTGGCGGCATCGGCCGTCACCGCCGGCGACAACTTCTTCAACACCGATAGCTCGGCGATCGGCGCTGCCAAGACCAACCAGGCGAGCCCGGCCGCACCGATCAGCGGCACCACCGCGCTGTCGGGCACGGCGCCCTCGGACTCGATTGCGCCGGGCTTCTCCGCCGGCGACAGCATCACCGTCAACGGCACCACGCTGAGCTTCGTCGCTTCGGGCGCGACCGGTAACCAGCTCAACGTCACTGACAGCATCCAGACCCTGATGAGCAAGATCGACGCCATCACGGGGACCTCGCGGCCGTCAACGATCCATGGCGGCTCGATCACTATCAACACCGACGATGCCGCGAGCCTGAGCATCTCGGGCTCGACGCCGGGGGCGACGGCGGCGCTCGGCGCGCTCGGTTTCAGCACAACGCCAATCACGGCGACACAGCCGCCACTCCGCGTCGGCTCCTCGCCGGCGAGCTCGGCGACGACGCTGGTGAACGGCTCGGCCACGACCGTGAAGTGGTACACTGGCAACGACGGTCCGGGCTCGGCGCGCTCGACTGCGGTGGCGCGGGTCGACGATTCCGTCACGGTGCAATATGGCGCCCAGGCCGATGAGGACGCGATCCGCAAGCAGTTGCAGGCCGTCGCCGTCTACGGCACGTTCTCGACCTCGCCGACCGGTCAATACTCGGGCGGCGCGGTCGCGGCGCTGAGCCTGCGCACCACGCAGGCGCTGACGCCGCAGGCCGGGCAGCAGAAGATCGAGGACATCCAGACCGACATCGCGATGGCCCAGAACACGATGAAGGACGCGAGCACGCGCCAGACCCAGGCCAAGGCGCAGCTTCAGAACATCGTCGACCAGGCGGAATCGGCATCGCCCGACCAGGTGGCGAGCGAGATCCTGTCGCTTCAGAACGCGCTCCAGGCGTCCTACCAGACGACTGCAAACCTCGCGCAGCTCTCGCTGGTCAAGTTCCTGTAAGGGCGCATTAAGGCGCCGTTAACCATGCCTCTTTACCTCTTGGTGAGGATTTGGGGCACGCGGAGCCGTCAATGTCGGACAAGATGCAACTGGTGGTGGCGACACCCTGTTTCGGCGGGCAGGTGTCGAGCATTTACGCAAGCTCGATCTTCGCGCTCCAGCGCGCCGTGCACGGCATGTCCAATCTCGGGCTCAAGGTGCTGCTGCGCGACGGCGATGCGCTGATCACCCGCGCAAGGGCTAATCTGGTCGCGATGTTTCTCGATGATCCCGACGCGACGCATTTCCTGTTCATCGACGCTGATATCGGCTTCAAGCCCGAGCAGGTGTTCCGCCTGATCGAATGCGGCGCCGACGTCGTCGCCGGCTGCTATCCGATCAAGCGGGTCAACTGGGACAAGGCGAGGCGGGCGATCCAGGCGGGGCGGAGCGACGTCACGGCGGCTTCGCTCGACTACGTGCTCGAGATCGAGGACCCTGATCGCATCGTGGTGGTCAACGGGTTCACCCGCGTGCGCTACGCCGGCACCGGCTTCCTGATGATCCGCCGCCAGGCGCTGGAGGCGATGTGCCGCCATCCGGATTATGCCAACCTCCAGTTCTTCCGTGAGCACTCGCACGACACGCTCGTCACGAGCCCGAACCGTTTCGCGCTGTTCGAATGCATGATCGATCCGGCGACCGGCACCTATCTCTCCGAAGACTTCGCCTTCTGCAAGCGCTGGACCGATATCGGCGGCGAGATCTGGGCCGACATCCAGAGCTCAC
It encodes:
- a CDS encoding flagellar hook-basal body complex protein; its protein translation is MGIFDAMNTSVGGLQAQSYALQNISGNIANSSTTGYKGIGTSFEDLIPDASVPSKQVAGGVTAHAQATITTQGTISSSTVATNMAITGDGFFSVQKASGVVDNVPVFDGVSYYTRRGDFQVNANGNLVNGAGYYLMGVAVDPKTGNPTGSVPTVLQFQNNFVPAQATTSIQYAANLPTQPNTVASSTAATGSLLASGGLNPSDYSANPLAIGTPPAPYTNATVSGAAATGNLRSAYTSTTGTSSVALQDSASAAASTTTSLDPSATPHLATSILNALANGTTGTTLTITGVGGTPHTITFDPNVTTVTTASGNTTIGVKSGSAAQVTDILNAIATAAGIPASSVTMTASGNIQIASGTSADIQVTSGAAATALGLSTVTRGGNVLSTPAITGSTVLSGTATAGNAEVLSTGFQAGDVIYVDGTTSGQTLTFVASGASGPNQINITDNITTLLGKIDGLSGATGSSISNGVITLNTGTAKDLTLAVGGSSTASAAFAALGFTSSISKNRDGGGTAGTGTVIGNDIATFTKESISGGAVTAYNAAGTPVNLQLRWAKTDSASLGTGHTDSWNLFYQTDPNATGSTVGWVNTGQTFTFASDGSLTTPSGSGITIPNVSVSGQSLGSVAFNISSGGLTQYASTSGAVTINTITQNGYAAGQLRSVSVNNNGIVVGTFSNGQNLDLAQVTLSHFNGTNYLKAMDGGAYAVTDQSGPAIAGASGTISGSSLEGSNTDIADEFTKLIVTQQAYSANTKVITTANSMVQDLLNVLR
- the flgK gene encoding flagellar hook-associated protein FlgK — translated: MGLSSALASAMSGLRANQAALSIVSSNVANSQTPGYVAQTPNQIEVTTGDFGSTAKTTGVSREIDSYVQNQLRTETGGSGYADQMANILKQLQSVYGTPGNSGTLETALNNFTSSLQALSTSAGSSSAQTVAVGAAQALATQLNVTTRGIQSLRSNVEQDLGTSAQAANAAMNQIADINTKIQGLASNDPSAATLMDQRDQAINTLSKYVDVRVTTDGSNQANIYTTTGIQLVGAGLASQFTFASSGALSATSLYNTDPAKSGVGALNIRLPNGSSIDVAGNNVVSSGQIAADLKLRDQTLVQAQNQVDQLAATMSSALSDKTTAGSTVSGPPAGFDIDLAGAQPGNTVNLTYTDATNTQRQITLVNVTDPAALPLQNATNANPMQIGVNFSGGMGAIASALNTALSGAHLTFSAAPSPATATTLRVTDDNTGLARVNSATSTKTISSLTSGSPQLPLFTDGSTALYTGAITASGSQMTGLAGRISVNPSLVTDPSKLSIYSTSPVTPTGDTTRSDYLYSQLTNTVFSYSPQTGLGSANQPFSGSVSNFLQQFLSVQANASTQATALQQGQSVVVSTLQAKFNSTSSVNLDSEMSNLIQLQNAYAANAHVMSVVQSMMNTLIQAQG
- a CDS encoding flagellar protein, producing the protein MSISSINYGSSVLGAQIRNINQQLTDLSTQLSTGKLSQNYSGMGTNEGFAIASRAQLSNIAAYTDTMTNVNVNINLANTALQSLTTIRNTVQTGSATSSQDLNVNGQTVAQNTAAAQFGSMVGVLNTQSGNRYLFSGTAYNTQSVANAGDIINGTTTQAGLKTVMAERQAADLGANGMGRLVQSQPTTTSVQVAEDSAASPFGLKISAVSSTLTGATVTGPSGSPVSFSVNIGATPPSNGDKFSVQFTLPDGSTEQIDLTASTATPTPVGSFAIDTGNPTAVPPVAPNPVTTATNLNTALNTAITKLANTSLVAASAVTAGDNFFNTDSSAIGAAKTNQASPAAPISGTTALSGTAPSDSIAPGFSAGDSITVNGTTLSFVASGATGNQLNVTDSIQTLMSKIDAITGTSRPSTIHGGSITINTDDAASLSISGSTPGATAALGALGFSTTPITATQPPLRVGSSPASSATTLVNGSATTVKWYTGNDGPGSARSTAVARVDDSVTVQYGAQADEDAIRKQLQAVAVYGTFSTSPTGQYSGGAVAALSLRTTQALTPQAGQQKIEDIQTDIAMAQNTMKDASTRQTQAKAQLQNIVDQAESASPDQVASEILSLQNALQASYQTTANLAQLSLVKFL